CGCACAGCACCGGCTGCTCGTGACCCTCCGCCAAGCCGGCGAGGGGCTGCCCGCGGCGCAGTTGGGTGGGCGCCGCCACGGTGAGGTCGGGGTCGACGATGTCGATCACGGCCAGGGCCTTGGCGATCGCCTTACCCGACATGCCGCTGCCGACGATGAACGGTTTTACTTGCATCAGTGTCTCGGGTGACAGCCTATCCGAATCGCCCGGCGCCGATCAGCCTGGGCCGCGCCGTGCGGGTGCGGTTGCTTCCAGGCCCCACTTGGCGCGCGCCTCGTCCATGGTCAGCGCGGCCACCTCGCCGTCGGCGACGCGGTAGCGGTGGCGCAGCGCCACGCGCGGCTCCCGGTTGGTCATGAAACGCGGGTCGGTGGCGTCGGCGGCCGGCTGGAAGCGCGTGTCGGAGCTGATCCGGAAGCGGCCGGTGGTGTTCTCCAGCGCGCAGTGCATGGTGAACGGCGGGAACACCAGCACGTCGCCGGCGCGGAAGTCGGCGGTGAGCCAGCGCCCGCCGAACCGCTCGGTGACCTCGTGCAGGTCGAACGAGAAGTGGCCGGCGGCGTTGTCGGCGCCCTTGATGTAGTCGCGGTCGGGGTCGTGGCGCCCGTAGGTGTCGCGCAGCCGTGCGAAGCTGGGCAGGTTGTGCGAGCCGGAGCAGATCGCCAGCGGCCCCTGGTCGGCGGTGACGTCGCCCCACGGCATCCAGCAGCTCAGCAAACGCGGCGAGCCGCGCCCGATGTAGACGTTGTCG
This portion of the Spirochaetaceae bacterium genome encodes:
- a CDS encoding phytanoyl-CoA dioxygenase family protein — protein: MRQVSMSGRSFPFPGEYVGELAACAEDPRDPGAVPALRAGLQRDGYLLLRGFADREAVLATRRTLLARMADDGWLAPDDEPLAGRSNPGRRGAPSVDSQQPAVAGFYREQPFLPFFERYFGEPAMIYPKILTRVKNTGGRTGVHFDNVYIGRGSPRLLSCWMPWGDVTADQGPLAICSGSHNLPSFARLRDTYGRHDPDRDYIKGADNAAGHFSFDLHEVTERFGGRWLTADFRAGDVLVFPPFTMHCALENTTGRFRISSDTRFQPAADATDPRFMTNREPRVALRHRYRVADGEVAALTMDEARAKWGLEATAPARRGPG